A genomic region of Cannabis sativa cultivar Pink pepper isolate KNU-18-1 chromosome 1, ASM2916894v1, whole genome shotgun sequence contains the following coding sequences:
- the LOC115708199 gene encoding uncharacterized protein LOC115708199 produces MSSFSSSFRVLPPLWSQSNGRFLLLIHSKRNRNNAIFIPRLLASNDDSASTPKQTQLGYDPSEELFGLEANLKPRNGDLGSDKQRSWVGPNGQYIRELPCPTCRGRGYTPCLECGIERSRPDCSKCKGKGIMTCHQCLGECVTWEESIDERPWEKARSISPLKVEDDEVDNLDIKLDMTRKSKRVYQSPPPEVGLKISRSLKSLNAKTGLFSKRMKIIHRDPRLHAQRVAAIKKAKGTAAARKHASEALKAFFSDPENRRKRSIAMKGVKFFCKNCGREGHRRHYCPELKGLTGRQFKCRICGKKGHNRRTCPKTRLLHSHKRTVRKHFHCSICRGRGHNRRTCPEVIGTESSNSSVKKGPLGSESRKYKCRLCQQVGHNIRTCPSKNVNGSEFQKETR; encoded by the exons ATGTCGTCGTTCAGCTCGTCGTTTCGAGTACTGCCACCCCTTTGGAGCCAAAGCAACGGTCGTTTCTTGCTTCTTATCCACTCCAAGCGAAACCGAAACAATGCCATTTTCATTCCCCGACTACTAGCCTCCAACGACGACTCTGCTTCCACTCCGAAACAAACCCAG TTGGGTTATGATCCTTCTGAGGAGTTATTTGGCCTCGAGGCCAATCTAAAGCCAAG GAATGGTGATTTAGGAAGTGACAAACAAAGGTCCTGGGTTGGTCCAAATGGTCAGTATATTAGAGAACTGCCTTGCCCAACTTGCCGTGGTAGGGGATATACTCCATGTCTAGAGTGTGGTATCGAAAGGTCCAGACCAGACTGTTCAAAATGTAAGGGAAAG GGTATAATGACTTGTCATCAGTGCTTGGGAGAATGCGTCACATGGGAAGAATCAATTGACGAGCGACCATGGGAGAAAGCACGCTCCAT TTCTCCTCTAAAAGTGGAGGATGATGAAGTTGATAACTTAGACATCAAGTTGGACATGACAAGAAAATCAAAACGTGTGTATCAATCACCCCCTCCTGAAGTTGGACTGAAGATCAGTCGATCTCTAAAA AGTCTCAATGCCAAGACTGGTCTTTTTAGTAAAAGAATGAAGATTATTCATCGTGATCCAAGGCTTCACGCTCAAAGAGTGGCTGCAATTAAG AAAGCGAAAGGAACTGCTGCTGCTAGAAAGCATGCTTCCGAAGCATTAAAAGCTTTCTTTAGTGACCCAGAAAATCGTCGGAAGAGGAGCATTGCCATGAAAG GGGTGAAGTTCTTCTGCAAAAACTGTGGACGCGAGGGGCACAGAAGACACTACTGTCCAGAACTAAAGGGTTTAACTGGTAGGCAGTTCAAATGCCGGATATGTGGAAAAAAGGGACATAACAGAAGAACTTGTCCAAAGACAAGGTTGCTGCATAGTCACAAAAGAACTGTTAGAAAACATTTTCACTGCAGCATATGCCGTGGAAGAGGCCATAACCGTAGGACTTGCCCCGAAGTTATTGGTACAGAGTCAAGTAATTCTAGTGTAAAGAAAGGCCCTTTGGGTTCTGAAAGCAGAAAATACAAGTGTCGATTGTGCCAACAAGTTGGACACAACATTAGGACATGTCctagtaaaaatgtaaatggtTCTGAGTTCCAAAAAGAAACCAGATGA
- the LOC115706084 gene encoding hydroquinone glucosyltransferase, translating to MTMDKKTHIAIFPSPGVSHLIPFVEFAKRLVLLHNFHVTCFILTTTDDYSAPSPAKKAILDSLPATIDIIYLPPAVNFDDLPKDSKPASKLSLIITHSLSSLQTLLNSLLISSATNSTPLTAFFADPFGVKALEVARGLNISTFIFFPTNAAVLSLLFHLPMLDKSFSCRFMRDLPDLIKLPGCAPLHGKDVLEPIQDRQSETYKSFLNTSKEVYLTEGIIINSFSGIESEAIKALQANEGMLPIFPVGPIVQIGPTNSNTNGSEYCLSWLDKQPSRSVLYVSFGSGGTLSSDQMTELAFGLEMSGQKFLWVVRKPDNESANAAYLKDSQSQFEAIDVLPQGFLERTKGRGLVVQSWAPQTLVLSHGSTGGFLCHCGWSSTLESIVEGIPLIAWPLFAEQKMNAVMLVDGLEVALRPITVENGIVGRDEIARVVKVLMDPSCEEGKKVRDRMNELKDAAAKALSHDGSSTRALSDLAFTLRSKASN from the coding sequence ATGACCATGGATAAGAAAACCCACATAGCCATTTTCCCTAGCCCTGGTGTTAGTCACCTAATTCCCTTTGTTGAGTTCGCCAAACGTCTTGTTCTTCTCCACAACTTTCACGTTACATGCTTCATTCTCACCACTACCGACGATTACAGTGCTCCATCTCCAGCCAAAAAGGCAATTCTTGACTCTCTACCGGCCACCATCGACATCATCTATCTTCCTCCAGCTGTCAACTTCGACGACCTTCCTAAAGATTCCAAACCTGCATCCAAACTTTCCCTCATCATAACTcactccctctcttctcttcAAACCCTGTTAAACTCTTTACTAATAAGTAGTGCTACTAATTCTACCCCATTGACTGCTTTCTTTGCGGACCCTTTTGGTGTAAAAGCCTTAGAAGTCGCCAGGGGATTAAACATTTCTACTTTTATATTCTTCCCTACAAATGCCGCTGTATTGTCCTTGCTCTTCCACTTGCCCATGCTGGACAAGTCATTCTCTTGTCGATTCATGAGAGACCTACCCGACCTGATCAAACTACCTGGCTGTGCACCCCTTCATGGTAAGGATGTGTTAGAACCGATCCAAGATCGCCAAAGTGAGACTTACAAGTCATTTCTGAACACGTCCAAAGAGGTGTACTTGACGGAGGGTATCATCATCAATAGCTTTTCGGGTATTGAATCCGAAGCAATAAAAGCTTTGCAAGCAAATGAAGGAATGCTTCCTATCTTTCCAGTGGGGCCAATCGTGCAAATTGGCCCAACTAATTCTAATACGAATGGGTCAGAGTATTGTTTGAGCTGGTTGGACAAGCAACCAAGTCGCTCTGTTCTATACGTTTCTTTCGGTAGCGGTGGGACACTGTCTAGTGATCAGATGACAGAGCTGGCATTTGGATTGGAAATGAGTGGCCAGAAGTTTTTATGGGTGGTGAGGAAGCCAGACAATGAATCTGCCAACGCTGCATATCTCAAAGACAGTCAAAGCCAATTTGAGGCTATTGATGTCTTACCTCAGGGGTTTTTGGAGAGAACCAAAGGACGAGGTTTGGTTGTGCAATCTTGGGCCCCACAAACTCTGGTGCTGAGCCATGGCTCGACGGGAGGGTTTTTATGCCACTGTGGTTGGAGCTCGACCCTTGAGAGCATCGTGGAAGGGATACCACTGATTGCGTGGCCACTTTTTGCAGAGCAAAAAATGAATGCAGTTATGCTTGTAGATGGCCTAGAAGTTGCGTTGCGACCAATAACGGTTGAAAATGGCATCGTTGGACGAGATGAAATTGCTAGAGTTGTGAAGGTGCTGATGGATCCAAGTTGTGAAGAGGGTAAAAAAGTTAGAGACCGTATGAATGAGCTTAAAGATGCAGCTGCTAAAGCACTCAGTCACGATGGGTCTTCCACCAGAGCACTCTCGGACTTGGCATTTACTTTGAGAAGTAAGGCATCCAATTAG